A DNA window from Gillisia sp. Hel1_33_143 contains the following coding sequences:
- a CDS encoding M61 family metallopeptidase, with protein MYKFLFFLLITAVSFGQTNTYQISFENAAHHEATVNATFPNIKSHTLKVEMSRSSPGRYAVHEFAKNVYNLKATNGKGEELTTSRPDPYSWEISDHDGTVNISYTLFANHGDGTYSQVDNTHAHLNIPATFIFSKTLEHRPIEVTIDIPANSNWKVATQLKELSATKYAAPDLYYFMDSPMEISDFDLRSFNIDGQDIRFALHHPGTKQEFDEYFEKVKKIVEQQKLIFGELPKYDFGNYTFLACYMPNVTGDGMEHRNSTILTDVESLAEGGMKGNIGTVSHEYFHSWNVERIRPADLEPFDFTKANMSGSLWFAEGFTSYYTNLVLTRAKIISPEDYIKSLNGTFNYVWNSPAHKYFNPIEMSYQAPFVDAATSVDAVNRENTFISYYSYGSILGLALDLKLRENNLNLDDFMKLMWITYGKPEVAYTIKDIQTTLAKYAGQEFADEFFSNYIYKSEMPKYADLLKTVGLKLEQLKESAYFGASVKEDDNKLIISSNPKNESPAYKAFLSEGDEIKAANDSIISSKKAWSELLKSKKSGDKLQLVIVRNRQEQKTEVTLEEDPAYTISIDAKADKKAVKMRETWLKSK; from the coding sequence ATGTATAAATTTCTTTTTTTCCTGCTTATTACAGCAGTATCCTTCGGCCAAACCAATACTTATCAAATATCATTTGAAAATGCAGCACATCATGAAGCTACAGTAAACGCCACATTTCCAAACATTAAAAGTCATACTTTAAAAGTTGAAATGAGCAGATCTTCTCCCGGGAGATATGCGGTTCATGAATTTGCTAAAAACGTTTACAACTTAAAAGCCACCAATGGCAAAGGGGAAGAACTTACCACCTCAAGACCGGACCCTTATTCTTGGGAAATTTCTGATCATGATGGAACCGTAAATATCTCCTATACGCTCTTTGCCAATCATGGAGACGGAACGTATTCTCAAGTAGACAACACCCATGCACATTTAAATATTCCAGCTACTTTCATCTTCAGCAAAACTTTAGAGCATAGACCTATTGAAGTTACCATTGATATTCCAGCAAATTCAAACTGGAAAGTCGCAACTCAATTAAAAGAGCTTTCTGCCACAAAATATGCTGCTCCAGATCTTTATTATTTTATGGATAGTCCTATGGAAATTAGTGATTTTGATTTGAGATCATTTAATATAGATGGTCAAGACATTCGTTTTGCACTACATCATCCAGGTACTAAGCAAGAATTCGATGAGTATTTTGAAAAGGTCAAAAAAATAGTTGAACAGCAAAAGTTGATTTTTGGAGAATTACCAAAATATGACTTTGGGAACTACACTTTTTTGGCTTGCTATATGCCAAATGTTACAGGCGACGGAATGGAACATAGAAACAGCACTATTTTAACCGATGTAGAAAGTTTAGCTGAAGGAGGAATGAAAGGAAATATTGGCACCGTATCTCACGAATATTTTCATTCCTGGAATGTGGAAAGAATTAGACCTGCAGATCTAGAACCTTTTGATTTCACAAAAGCAAACATGTCTGGTTCTTTATGGTTTGCAGAAGGTTTTACAAGCTACTACACCAATCTTGTTTTAACTCGAGCTAAAATCATTAGTCCTGAAGATTATATAAAGAGCTTAAACGGCACTTTTAATTATGTTTGGAATTCTCCTGCTCACAAATATTTTAACCCTATAGAGATGAGCTATCAGGCTCCCTTTGTAGATGCTGCAACTTCTGTAGATGCGGTAAATAGAGAAAATACTTTTATATCTTATTATTCCTACGGAAGTATTTTAGGATTAGCATTAGATCTGAAATTAAGAGAAAATAACCTTAATCTGGACGATTTCATGAAATTGATGTGGATAACTTATGGGAAACCAGAAGTTGCTTACACTATTAAAGATATTCAAACAACATTAGCTAAGTATGCAGGGCAAGAATTTGCAGATGAGTTTTTTAGTAATTACATCTACAAAAGCGAAATGCCTAAATATGCTGATCTCCTAAAAACTGTAGGACTAAAATTAGAACAGCTTAAAGAATCGGCATACTTCGGGGCGTCGGTAAAAGAAGATGATAATAAATTAATTATTTCAAGTAATCCGAAAAATGAAAGCCCTGCTTATAAAGCATTTTTATCTGAAGGAGATGAAATAAAAGCAGCAAACGATTCAATTATCTCAAGCAAAAAAGCATGGTCAGAGCTTTTAAAATCAAAAAAGTCTGGTGATAAACTTCAACTTGTAATAGTTAGAAATAGACAAGAACAAAAAACGGAAGTTACTTTAGAAGAGGATCCCGCTTACACCATCAGCATAGACGCAAAGGCAGACAAGAAAGCGGTAAAAATGAGAGAAACTTGGTTAAAATCTAAGTAA
- a CDS encoding helix-turn-helix domain-containing protein, whose protein sequence is MSININLDSVLEKRGMKSNELAELIGITTANLSILKTGKAKAVRFSTLEAICKALDCQPGDILEYINED, encoded by the coding sequence ATGTCTATAAACATAAATCTAGATTCAGTTCTTGAGAAAAGAGGTATGAAAAGCAATGAGCTGGCTGAACTTATTGGAATTACCACTGCAAATCTTTCGATCCTTAAAACAGGGAAGGCAAAAGCAGTAAGATTCTCCACTTTGGAAGCAATCTGTAAAGCATTAGATTGTCAGCCGGGGGATATTTTAGAATATATAAATGAAGATTAA
- a CDS encoding DUF2975 domain-containing protein, whose protein sequence is MSPFTTPLKPLKFFLNFVFIVVIASVLLNIIGIFFIPFFPESKFLLDFLGVTFFRWEFPVIALIITSILLNLGFIFSLYVFKKIVSSLFESELFNRFQISSLKLLGQLIILLVILKSIYTMFSNIVCGKSGDIGIHIFSFDSNFMAVCFGLFMIYLSYIFKKAKSLQEENDLTV, encoded by the coding sequence ATGAGTCCATTTACAACACCATTAAAACCGTTAAAATTTTTCCTGAACTTTGTCTTTATAGTTGTCATTGCCTCTGTCTTATTAAATATTATTGGAATCTTTTTTATACCATTTTTCCCTGAATCAAAATTTCTCTTAGACTTTTTAGGTGTAACATTTTTTAGATGGGAATTTCCAGTAATTGCTTTAATAATTACCTCCATACTTTTAAATCTAGGTTTTATTTTTAGCCTATATGTATTTAAAAAAATTGTTAGTTCCCTTTTCGAATCTGAATTATTTAATCGTTTTCAAATTTCCAGTCTAAAGTTATTAGGACAATTGATTATTCTTCTGGTAATTTTAAAATCTATCTATACCATGTTTTCAAATATAGTTTGTGGAAAAAGTGGAGATATAGGTATACATATATTTTCATTTGATTCCAATTTTATGGCAGTTTGTTTTGGACTGTTTATGATATACTTGAGCTATATTTTCAAAAAGGCTAAATCCCTTCAAGAAGAAAACGATCTAACCGTTTAA
- a CDS encoding DUF2975 domain-containing protein, translating to MKSLQLLKLSIDICFIILIIDVIFSFFTYLMLILYGEPFTVTINDSQKEIVDLSFSSGLLIISNFAVTLLSTYAIYLLRKLIRSFFKNSFFTKLQIALFRLIGQLIVLSVVLQFIVHFFSTMLLEKRLEIGVSVDSGYYSSLFILSIGLFFIYMSKLFKKSRSLQEENDLTV from the coding sequence ATGAAATCTTTACAACTTCTTAAACTGAGCATTGACATTTGTTTTATCATACTGATAATTGACGTTATTTTCTCTTTTTTTACTTATTTGATGCTTATACTCTATGGAGAACCTTTTACGGTTACCATAAATGATAGTCAAAAGGAAATTGTGGATTTGAGCTTCTCGTCAGGCTTGTTAATAATTAGCAATTTTGCTGTTACACTATTAAGCACTTATGCTATATACCTCTTGAGAAAATTGATAAGAAGTTTTTTTAAGAATTCATTTTTCACAAAATTACAGATTGCTTTGTTCAGACTAATTGGTCAGCTTATTGTTCTATCTGTAGTACTGCAGTTTATAGTTCACTTTTTCTCCACGATGCTACTAGAAAAAAGATTGGAAATTGGCGTTTCCGTAGATTCTGGTTATTATAGCAGTCTTTTTATTCTATCAATAGGTTTGTTTTTTATTTATATGAGTAAGCTCTTTAAAAAATCTAGAAGCCTTCAAGAAGAAAACGATCTAACCGTTTAA
- a CDS encoding putative monovalent cation/H+ antiporter subunit A gives MLIAILLGFIFSLFLVVAGKIFKGKLAVLSAAIPLSLFVYFIQFIGRIADGEVIRQNFEWIPSFGVNLGFTLDGLSLLFSLMITGIGFLVFVYSSVYLKNHKYLDRFYGYLSMFMAAMLGLVLSDNLISLFVFWELTSISSFFLIGFNNSNPASRKSAITALAITGLGGMSLLAGAIFLGSVTGTYNISEMLAMSSDIAASPFYALIVILMFGAAFTKSAQFPFHFWLPGAMKAPTPVSTYLHSATMVKAGIYLLMRLTPVLGNQELWNSTLIIIGAITMVYSAIHIIFRTDLKGILAYSTISALGILVFLIGQGTVDALFAAAVFIIVHALYKATLFLITGIIDLKTGTRDATKLRGLGRVLFPVAIAGFLAAISSAGIPPSIGFIGKELTYESTLHLVNSPVLWVALIIITKILLLYGGFVAGIRPFAGKLPDDYKDLTLPSILLWLPPVILAFAGILFGIVPSLIDESLIKPVVSAMGVDGAEVHLKLWHGFSTVLWLSLFTITIGTIMYFTMKPTKALEAKIARLEFISPHTISTKLWVFANFFAAKWTKFFQNGYLRNYVSTIIVVLIGLLGYALFRIATFSVNYSNLSEITFYEASLCAIMLVAVLYTVFTKSRLAAVAAMSIVGYSICMLFVIYSAPDLAMTQFSIDTLTVILFVLVLYRLPKYLILSDYKVRIKDGIISLTFGAIITILILEILAEPMNTEVSDFYAKNAYLLAHGKNVVNVILVDFRGADTMIEISVLAIAAIGVFGLLKLRLKKSDKR, from the coding sequence ATGCTAATAGCAATACTTTTAGGGTTTATATTTTCTCTGTTCTTGGTAGTTGCCGGAAAGATTTTTAAAGGCAAACTAGCAGTACTTTCGGCTGCAATCCCTTTATCATTATTTGTTTATTTCATTCAATTTATTGGTAGAATAGCCGATGGAGAAGTGATTAGACAGAACTTTGAATGGATTCCATCATTTGGAGTTAATTTGGGTTTTACACTAGATGGTTTATCGCTCCTCTTTTCTTTGATGATCACAGGAATTGGTTTTCTCGTTTTTGTGTACTCATCGGTCTACCTCAAAAATCATAAATATTTAGATAGATTTTATGGTTATCTCAGTATGTTCATGGCTGCAATGCTTGGCTTGGTACTTTCAGATAACTTAATTTCATTATTTGTATTCTGGGAACTTACCAGTATAAGCTCCTTTTTTCTAATTGGATTTAATAACTCTAATCCGGCATCTAGAAAATCTGCAATTACTGCATTGGCTATAACCGGATTAGGAGGAATGTCATTATTAGCAGGAGCTATTTTCTTAGGATCAGTTACTGGTACTTATAATATTTCAGAAATGTTGGCTATGAGCAGTGATATTGCTGCCAGTCCTTTTTATGCCCTTATCGTTATATTAATGTTTGGTGCGGCATTTACTAAATCTGCTCAGTTCCCATTTCATTTCTGGTTGCCAGGAGCTATGAAAGCTCCAACACCGGTTTCTACTTATTTGCACTCGGCAACTATGGTAAAAGCTGGGATTTATTTGTTAATGAGATTAACACCTGTACTGGGTAATCAAGAATTATGGAATTCTACCTTGATCATTATTGGGGCGATTACAATGGTTTATTCTGCTATCCATATAATTTTTAGAACAGATCTTAAAGGAATCTTAGCGTATTCTACAATCTCAGCCTTGGGTATCTTGGTTTTCTTAATAGGTCAAGGTACGGTAGATGCTTTGTTTGCTGCTGCTGTTTTTATAATAGTTCATGCTTTATATAAAGCAACATTATTCCTTATCACCGGAATTATTGATCTCAAAACTGGAACTCGAGACGCAACCAAATTAAGAGGATTAGGAAGGGTTTTATTTCCTGTTGCTATCGCCGGATTCTTAGCTGCAATATCTAGTGCGGGAATTCCTCCAAGTATTGGTTTTATAGGAAAAGAACTTACTTATGAGTCTACTCTGCATTTGGTTAACAGCCCGGTATTGTGGGTAGCACTTATTATTATTACTAAAATATTGTTGCTTTATGGTGGATTTGTTGCCGGAATAAGACCTTTTGCCGGTAAACTTCCTGATGATTATAAAGATCTAACTTTGCCAAGCATTCTATTATGGTTACCTCCAGTAATTTTAGCATTTGCTGGAATCTTATTTGGTATAGTGCCAAGTTTAATAGATGAATCTCTTATTAAGCCAGTAGTATCTGCAATGGGTGTAGATGGAGCAGAGGTTCATTTAAAGTTATGGCATGGCTTTAGTACGGTGCTATGGTTAAGCTTATTCACTATTACCATAGGGACTATCATGTATTTTACCATGAAGCCTACCAAGGCATTAGAAGCTAAGATTGCTCGTTTAGAGTTTATATCTCCACACACTATTTCTACAAAATTATGGGTATTTGCAAATTTCTTTGCTGCCAAATGGACTAAATTTTTTCAAAACGGATATCTAAGAAATTATGTATCAACCATTATAGTAGTTCTTATAGGGCTGCTAGGATATGCCCTGTTTAGAATAGCCACTTTTTCTGTTAATTATTCTAATCTTTCTGAGATTACTTTTTATGAAGCTTCTCTTTGTGCAATCATGCTGGTAGCCGTTCTATATACTGTATTTACAAAATCTAGATTAGCTGCGGTGGCTGCAATGAGCATAGTTGGATATTCCATTTGTATGCTGTTTGTAATCTATAGTGCACCAGATCTGGCAATGACTCAGTTTTCTATAGATACCTTAACCGTAATATTATTTGTATTAGTACTTTATAGATTGCCTAAATATTTGATACTTTCAGATTATAAAGTCCGAATTAAAGATGGGATCATATCATTAACTTTTGGAGCTATAATTACCATACTAATTCTAGAAATACTTGCTGAGCCTATGAATACTGAGGTAAGCGATTTCTACGCTAAAAACGCTTATCTTTTAGCTCATGGAAAAAATGTGGTAAATGTGATACTTGTAGATTTTAGAGGGGCAGATACCATGATAGAGATTTCCGTACTGGCAATAGCAGCCATAGGAGTTTTTGGATTGCTTAAATTGAGATTGAAAAAAAGTGACAAACGATAG
- a CDS encoding Na+/H+ antiporter subunit B, whose product MKTIILRTAATYLLPVLLLFSVFILLRGHYSPGGGFVGGLIASIAWVLHAFAHGLERTKPLIRIHPGFLMPVGLSLAFLSGIFPIIFADMPFMTGMWYPHHIPILGSLGTAMFFDTGVYLVVVGVTLTIIFTITESA is encoded by the coding sequence ATGAAAACCATTATATTAAGAACAGCAGCTACCTACCTTTTGCCGGTTCTCTTGCTGTTTTCTGTATTTATTCTTTTAAGAGGACACTATTCTCCTGGAGGAGGGTTTGTGGGAGGCTTAATTGCTTCCATAGCATGGGTGCTTCATGCATTTGCTCACGGTCTGGAAAGAACTAAACCTTTAATTAGAATACATCCTGGATTTTTAATGCCGGTAGGATTAAGTCTTGCTTTTTTAAGCGGAATTTTTCCAATCATATTTGCAGACATGCCGTTTATGACGGGAATGTGGTATCCTCATCATATCCCGATACTAGGATCTCTAGGAACTGCTATGTTCTTTGATACTGGAGTATATCTAGTAGTGGTTGGAGTTACCCTTACCATTATTTTTACAATTACAGAATCTGCTTAA
- a CDS encoding Na+/H+ antiporter subunit C → MEVLLAIMIGVLYAAGIYMILRRSLVKLILGIIILGNGANLLIFLLGRIVKGHPPIIPGTDKIFHDVYADPVPQALILTAIVISFGLQSFAIILIKRAYKVVKTDDLDEMNAIDQDS, encoded by the coding sequence ATGGAAGTACTTTTAGCTATTATGATTGGAGTGCTTTATGCGGCAGGTATCTATATGATCCTTCGCCGAAGCCTCGTAAAACTTATCTTAGGAATTATCATTCTTGGGAATGGTGCCAATCTGCTTATATTCTTATTAGGAAGAATTGTAAAAGGGCATCCTCCAATTATTCCTGGAACAGATAAGATCTTTCATGATGTTTACGCAGATCCGGTGCCGCAGGCATTAATATTAACTGCTATTGTTATTAGTTTTGGATTACAATCCTTTGCTATCATTCTTATTAAAAGGGCGTATAAAGTGGTTAAGACTGATGATTTAGATGAAATGAACGCCATAGACCAAGATTCATGA
- a CDS encoding proton-conducting transporter membrane subunit — MTEQIVLYPLLLQLFLSILLMFFWNKIEVQKIISIVGSVISVAVSIWLFAYIIDGGTQTVQAGNWKAPFGIIFVADTLSATLVLLTAISGLAVASFSSASVVAARLRFGYFPILHFLLLGLNGAFLTGDIFNLYVWFEIIIISSFVLITLGGEKAQVEGAVKYFTLNILASTIFLTAIAVLYGLTGALNMADLSVKVAAIENRGLVEITAILFLIAFGTKAAAFPLYFWLPASYHTPPSAVSAIFAGLLTKVGVYALLRVFTLIFVGDVFLQNTIIVMAVLTLFSGGLGALVQNNLRKVFSYLIICHIGYMIAGLGLFTEVAIAGTIFYLIHDIVVKTNLFMVSGLMYRIRGTNSVQAMGGLYKDYPKLSLLIAIPLFSLVGIPPLSGFWPKISLLKAGFTTQQWWLVGAILFASLITLFIIAKIWAAVVWKDKPESELKTNFRYFANLSNVKKTQMIAPIIFLSLVSLYIGFGAEHIQQLSSRIATELMDNQQYVEAVLHNTQILK; from the coding sequence ATGACAGAACAAATAGTTTTATATCCTCTATTGCTGCAGTTGTTTTTAAGCATTCTATTGATGTTCTTTTGGAACAAGATAGAGGTGCAAAAGATAATTAGTATAGTAGGAAGTGTTATAAGTGTAGCAGTATCCATTTGGTTATTTGCTTATATTATTGATGGGGGAACACAAACAGTGCAAGCGGGTAATTGGAAAGCTCCGTTTGGGATCATCTTTGTTGCAGACACACTCTCTGCTACATTAGTGCTTCTTACCGCAATATCTGGTCTGGCGGTTGCCAGTTTCTCTTCTGCCTCTGTTGTTGCAGCGAGGCTTAGATTTGGATATTTCCCAATACTCCATTTTCTTTTATTAGGACTTAATGGAGCGTTCTTAACTGGAGATATTTTCAACTTATACGTATGGTTCGAGATCATAATTATTAGCTCATTTGTGCTTATTACATTGGGAGGAGAAAAGGCTCAGGTGGAAGGCGCAGTAAAGTATTTTACACTGAATATCTTGGCTTCAACCATCTTTTTAACTGCAATTGCGGTGCTATATGGTTTAACTGGAGCTTTGAATATGGCAGATCTTTCTGTTAAGGTTGCAGCTATAGAAAATAGAGGTCTGGTAGAGATTACAGCCATTTTATTTCTGATAGCGTTTGGTACCAAAGCTGCAGCATTCCCATTGTATTTTTGGCTTCCGGCGTCCTACCATACACCGCCATCGGCAGTTTCTGCGATCTTTGCAGGTTTACTTACCAAGGTTGGGGTATATGCCCTTTTAAGGGTATTTACATTGATATTTGTTGGAGATGTATTTCTTCAAAATACCATCATTGTAATGGCAGTGTTAACGCTATTTAGTGGAGGTCTTGGTGCCTTAGTGCAAAATAACCTAAGAAAAGTATTCTCATATCTCATAATCTGCCATATAGGGTATATGATTGCAGGACTTGGATTGTTTACTGAAGTTGCTATAGCAGGAACGATCTTTTATCTTATACATGATATTGTTGTAAAAACAAATTTGTTCATGGTAAGTGGTTTAATGTATAGAATTCGAGGAACCAATAGCGTGCAGGCAATGGGTGGATTGTATAAAGATTATCCAAAATTAAGCTTACTAATAGCAATACCATTATTTTCATTGGTAGGGATTCCTCCATTATCTGGATTTTGGCCAAAGATATCCTTGTTAAAAGCTGGTTTTACAACGCAACAATGGTGGCTGGTAGGAGCAATTCTCTTTGCTAGTTTAATTACTTTATTTATTATTGCCAAGATCTGGGCTGCGGTAGTATGGAAAGATAAACCGGAATCTGAATTGAAAACTAATTTCAGATATTTTGCGAATCTTTCGAACGTCAAAAAAACTCAGATGATCGCTCCTATTATATTTCTATCTCTGGTATCTTTATATATAGGTTTTGGAGCAGAGCATATACAACAGCTTTCCTCTAGAATCGCAACAGAACTTATGGATAATCAGCAATACGTAGAAGCAGTATTGCATAATACTCAAATCTTGAAGTAA
- a CDS encoding Na+/H+ antiporter subunit E: protein MKNRFLSNIMLTVIWVALTGDFTFPNYLFGFALSFLLLRMITTGRTNTKYFRIVPKAIAFVFFFLYELLKANLEVAYEVMTPNYNMTPGIVKIPLDVRTNIEITLLANLITLTPGTLSLDVSNDKKVLYVHSMYIKDRESFIASIKNGFEKRILEIFR, encoded by the coding sequence ATGAAGAATAGGTTCTTATCTAACATAATGCTTACAGTGATCTGGGTAGCGCTAACGGGAGATTTTACCTTCCCTAACTACCTGTTTGGATTTGCTCTTAGTTTCTTATTGCTTAGAATGATCACCACGGGTAGAACTAATACTAAGTATTTTAGAATAGTTCCCAAGGCCATAGCCTTTGTATTCTTCTTTTTATACGAGCTCTTAAAAGCGAATTTAGAGGTAGCATATGAAGTGATGACGCCCAATTATAATATGACTCCGGGTATTGTAAAGATACCGTTAGATGTAAGAACTAATATAGAGATCACCTTGTTGGCAAATCTTATTACACTAACTCCGGGTACCTTAAGCTTAGATGTTTCTAATGATAAAAAGGTACTTTACGTACATTCTATGTATATTAAGGATAGAGAAAGTTTTATTGCCAGCATTAAGAACGGATTTGAAAAACGTATACTGGAAATTTTTAGATGA
- a CDS encoding cation:proton antiporter, with translation MTLIDFLSYFVIPVLTVSVILIVIRFIKGPSIIDRIIAVDLIITTGIGFIGTYSILTNQPAFLDVAMILALIAFLGTVAFSYYIQKRNK, from the coding sequence ATGACATTAATAGATTTTTTAAGCTACTTTGTAATTCCGGTCCTTACAGTTTCGGTTATTTTAATAGTGATAAGATTCATTAAGGGTCCTAGCATTATAGATAGAATAATTGCGGTAGATTTAATTATTACCACAGGGATTGGATTTATTGGAACGTATTCTATACTAACCAATCAGCCGGCATTTTTAGATGTTGCCATGATCCTTGCGCTTATTGCGTTCTTGGGGACGGTAGCATTTTCATACTATATTCAAAAAAGAAATAAATAA
- the mnhG gene encoding monovalent cation/H(+) antiporter subunit G, with amino-acid sequence MTEIAVGVLAFFGTIFVFLAAVGIIRMPDTYLRISVTTKAATLGIGLLMLAAAIYFQELSITTRVMAIILFIILTAPVSGHLLGRTSYFSGIRLWKNSVMDDLDGKYQKHSQILKSETDDTPENNLSHIKDAED; translated from the coding sequence ATGACAGAAATTGCTGTAGGTGTATTGGCTTTCTTTGGGACGATCTTTGTTTTCCTTGCTGCAGTAGGGATCATTAGAATGCCAGACACATATTTACGAATATCGGTGACTACTAAAGCTGCTACCTTAGGGATTGGGTTACTTATGCTAGCTGCAGCCATCTATTTTCAAGAACTTTCTATTACTACACGAGTAATGGCTATTATCTTATTCATTATACTTACAGCACCTGTGAGTGGTCATCTTTTGGGGAGAACCTCTTATTTTTCTGGGATTAGATTGTGGAAGAATTCTGTTATGGATGATCTGGATGGGAAATACCAAAAACACTCTCAGATCTTAAAGAGTGAAACAGATGATACACCAGAGAATAATCTCAGTCATATTAAAGATGCTGAAGATTAG
- a CDS encoding aminotransferase class I/II-fold pyridoxal phosphate-dependent enzyme, which produces MQRSPIKLVRSLESRKSSNSFRTLKPQSSLIDFSSNDYLGFSQDAQIYDASHNLLSDLDLKLNGATGSRLLSGNHLVYDLAEQMLADFHHVEAGLIFNSGYDANIGFFSAVPQRGDIIFYDELSHASIRDGIGSSNARSYKFKHNDLSHLKALIEKNSGDTNQFDIYVVTESVFSMDGDMPDLKNLSKLCEEFDCFLIVDEAHATGIFGAAGEGLVHKLDLQDKVFAQINTFGKAIGCHGAVILGSNLLREYLINFSRSFIYTTALSPHAVATIYCAYEKLKSDASEIENLKQNIKIFKDEIIFQELKLYFVDSQSAIQSCIIPGNSNVKLIAEHLKNNGFEVKPILSPTVPLGKERLRFCVHSYNSAEEIRTVLNLLGNFVKRS; this is translated from the coding sequence ATGCAAAGATCTCCTATAAAATTAGTGCGAAGCCTTGAGAGCAGAAAATCTTCTAATTCCTTTCGTACACTAAAACCTCAGTCTAGTCTTATAGACTTTTCTTCTAACGATTATTTAGGATTTTCTCAAGATGCACAAATTTATGACGCCTCTCATAATTTATTATCAGATCTAGATCTTAAACTAAACGGGGCTACAGGATCTCGCTTGCTTTCAGGAAACCATTTGGTATACGATCTGGCAGAGCAAATGTTGGCAGATTTTCATCATGTAGAAGCGGGTCTGATCTTTAACTCCGGTTATGATGCCAATATTGGTTTTTTTTCTGCAGTGCCACAACGGGGAGATATTATTTTTTATGATGAGTTATCTCATGCTTCAATAAGAGATGGGATTGGTAGCAGTAACGCGAGATCTTATAAATTTAAACATAATGATCTCTCTCATCTTAAAGCTTTAATTGAGAAGAATTCTGGTGATACCAATCAATTTGATATTTATGTAGTTACAGAATCTGTTTTCTCAATGGATGGTGATATGCCAGATCTTAAAAATTTATCAAAACTGTGTGAAGAATTTGATTGTTTTTTAATTGTAGATGAAGCCCATGCTACGGGTATCTTTGGAGCCGCCGGAGAGGGCTTAGTGCATAAGCTCGATCTTCAAGATAAGGTTTTTGCACAGATCAATACCTTTGGAAAGGCTATAGGGTGCCATGGAGCAGTAATATTAGGCAGTAACTTGCTTAGAGAATATCTTATTAATTTTTCAAGAAGCTTTATTTACACCACTGCTTTAAGTCCTCATGCAGTAGCAACCATCTATTGTGCGTATGAAAAATTGAAAAGTGATGCTTCAGAAATTGAAAATTTAAAACAGAATATTAAGATCTTTAAGGATGAAATTATCTTCCAAGAACTGAAATTGTATTTTGTAGATAGTCAATCTGCAATCCAAAGTTGTATCATTCCTGGAAACAGCAATGTTAAATTGATAGCAGAGCATTTAAAAAATAACGGTTTTGAAGTAAAACCTATATTATCTCCAACAGTTCCCTTAGGAAAAGAAAGACTTAGATTCTGTGTACATAGCTACAATTCAGCAGAAGAAATTAGAACTGTTCTAAATCTCTTAGGTAACTTTGTAAAACGATCTTGA